In the Harmonia axyridis chromosome 3, icHarAxyr1.1, whole genome shotgun sequence genome, one interval contains:
- the LOC123676304 gene encoding transmembrane protein 272-like, whose protein sequence is MNDSGQQGETQALGSSEKKAAADKDVIRKLKARLLPGVKYTLLIWLLIYVAMFIVGVLSVKRCPADEDIPLFLCMTGFVGVASKIVTYLRDRIIPYFKIKYMESALYSTELIFFILGTYWVFKAYKPSFDPADGPKYCQKTAFMFAFIYLASFYAIVAILLLLGVCFCCCMFMGIGLFNTLIDEDVEADRAQTARMNEEGNATTG, encoded by the exons ATGAACGACAGTGGTCAGCAAGGAGAAACCCAAGCTTTGGGCTCTTCTGAAAAAAAGGCTGCTGCTGATAAGGATGTCATACGAAAATTGAAGGCGAGACTTCTGC CTGGAGTGAAATATACACTCCTAATTTGGCTGCTGATATACGTGGCTATGTTTATTGTAGGAGTTCTGAGTGTTAAAAGATGTCCCGCCGACGAGGATATACCTTTATTCTTATGCATGACAG GATTTGTGGGCGTCGCTTCAAAAATAGTAACCTATCTTCGAGACAGGATCATCccgtatttcaaaattaaatatatgGAATCTGCTCTTTACTCCACAGAATTGATCTTCTTCATTCTTG GAACATACTGGGTGTTCAAAGCCTACAAGCCGAGTTTCGACCCAGCTGATGGCCCCAAATATTGTCAGAAGACTGCCTTCATGTTCGCTTTCATCTATCTGGCCTCTTTCTATGCCATAGTGGCCATTCTATTGCTGCTTGGCGTATGTTTCTGTTGCTGTATGTTCATGGGAATCGGGCTTTTCAATACTCTCATCGACGAAGACGTGGAAGCCGATCGGGCTCAAACAGCTCGCATGAACGAGGAAGGAAATGCAACAACAGGATAG
- the LOC123676448 gene encoding transmembrane protein 272-like — MADLEHTEDCPMGRRKKQIASRFRKFLKLSLIVPILMHIAMIVIGAMTMDKCPVEKNIPVYLLSAGILGIATKILGIGRDFIIKYCSFDTIMSIVYTLEFVYFLLGSYWVYKEYKPSFDPSAGKAYCDSTAFMFAFIYITLIYVVMAFFLAMVCCCIAGVIAIDTLVPKPETETLGNADEPVQNV; from the exons atgGCAGACTTGGAACATACAGAGGATTGTCCTATGGGGAGGAGAAAAAAGCAAATAGCGTCCAGATTCAGAA AGTTCCTGAAGCTTTCCTTGATCGTCCCCATATTAATGCACATTGCCATGATTGTAATTGGCGCTATGACAATGGACAAATGTCCAGTTGAGAAGAATATTCCTGTCTATCTTCTGTCAGCAG GTATTCTTGGGATAGCCACGAAAATTCTTGGTATTGGTAGAGACTTCATCATTAAATACTGCAGTTTCGATACCATAATGAGTATTGTATACACACTGGAGTTTGTGTACTTCCTTTTGG GTTCATACTGGGTGTACAAGGAATACAAACCGAGTTTCGATCCCTCGGCAGGGAAAGCCTACTGTGACTCTACTGCTTTTATGTTCGCCTTCATATACATAACCTTAATCTATGTTGTAATGGCCTTCTTCCTGGCTATGGTTTGTTGCTGTATAGCAGGCGTCATAGCTATTGACACACTGGTGCCAAAGCCAGAAACCGAGACTCTAGGCAATGCTGATGAGCCAGTTCAAAATGTCTGA